In the genome of Raphanus sativus cultivar WK10039 chromosome 9, ASM80110v3, whole genome shotgun sequence, the window GAATAATAGATTCGGCTCTAGGCGCTACCTCACCGCACGCGTTATGCCTAGCGTAATTTTGAACATTGCTCTTTCCCCTTGGGCAATGAGAGTTCTATTTTGGATTAACTAAGGAACCTCCAAGTCAAAGGGATTTTATATTCTGATGGTGACGAATCTTTAACCTAGGTCCGCTCATTCATTATCTGTAAAAGAAAATCATTATCCACCTTTGAAAAGGTTATTCTAGTAGAAAGGTTCCGCTCATTCATTATCTGTACAAGAAAATCATTATCCACCTTTGAAAAGGTTATTCTAGTAGAAAGGTCCCGTATTCCTATTTCTTTccatcttttgtttttctttctatttgggttcattattattttttgtctttCTATTCTAGAAAttctataaaactattatttgataaattaataaacactacaaattaataaaaaaaattatttcaaattggTTTAGTGatacaaatcaataaaataataaaatatttttttagaaagtcctatgtaaatatatggtcctatttaaatcataattaataataatatatgtacatTTTGTACAAGTATAAACTAACATTGTTAGTTTTATATTCACTATGAAACTATCTCTATTGTCGtaacaattaatatattttaataatatttagtgaaattatatctaaaaccacattaaatttctataaaacGTAAAAATACataccaaataatataataaaacaatataaagtcaaatttctaaaatttaattaaactatatacagtaaaataaactatttttatttataaataaaaatattcaaacatctaattttttataaattaataaatacttaatttttttaaaacacaaaaaatgATGAAATTAGAAAACTACCTATGATGTGACAAGTTTGATTTCTATCAACTAAAACACCATGGTGTAGGATTTAGGGTATTCACTTAATTAggatataaattttatgtattgATGCAATTTctcattaataaaatatcataataccaatattattaatttatatagtttttacttCAGATTGATAGGTACAACAATTCTGGTTCAAGGTCCAGGATTCGTATGAAAATTGATATTTCATTACCAATAATAACAAGTGTTTATACGTTTTTACAATCTTACAATTACACaaataatattactatttttaaatgATTCTTGATTAATATATAGGCGATACCGTGTTTCCTCTCTACTAAACGGCATACACCTATTTTGGAATGGTTTAGAGATAAACTCCCATCAATTCTtgagtttaaaattataataatttaactttttGTAAAGGAAAGATACTTGATCAGCTTAAGCTATTAGAAAGATAGTCTTAGTTACAATATAATAGTATCTTAAGCAATCTTTCTTCACAAAAATACTTCTAAGGTTTATTTTCCGTATGAAATATCCACATCGTTTTTTGGCTCTCGTCACGATTTTCCTTCGATATGATAGGATCTAGAAACATACAGCTCGAGTTAGCCTTAGTATTGGTGGAAGGAAGATCTAAGATTGCTTGATCAGAATGTGATGATCTATGGTTTGGGTTTTTGACAATGTAGTTTTTGAATAAGTTTTCTTTTACTAGAATATTTCATTGGAATACATAAACTATTGAGAAAGTATGAAGTAGAAGCTGTAAGTAAGTTGActcaaagcatttttcatgaTTGCCTCTATTACTAACTTCACTTGTGTGTAGGTGCTGCTGCGTTGATGATGGGAGAACAACTTTCTTTAAGAAGACGAGGGAAGAATGGATTTAGTGGAAACATACGTGGCCAGCATTTTGCATCCACAGCTGAAGCTGCCTTACAACACACTGGTCCAACATTATCAAACTTTCCAGTGAAAACTGATTTGTAAATTTCAGTTACACAACCTTGAACACTGGTAAGTGATGACCAACATTTTGTGAGATCGACCGGAGAACTGGGAAGAGAAAACCCAGGAATAGTAGGGAGTTGATGAGGCCTGGTGTGTGTGAGAACAGCTCCGTTGATACGAGCACAACTATTCTTGAGAAGAGGAGGAAAGAACGGATTCAACGGAAACATTTTTGGCCAACACTTATCATCCACATCCATAAACGCCTTGCAACACGCCAGTTTAATATTCCCAAACTTACCGGTTACAGCAAATTTGTAGATGTCAATTACACAACCTTCAACACTGAAGAGAGATGACCAACATTTTGTGAGATCTATAGGGGAGCCAGGAATGGAAGCAAATTGTGGTGTCACTTGCACCTCGGCCAAGCCCGGCTGCAATAGAATAGTGGCACATAGTGTCACAATGAGAATCATTGATACTAGAGCTTGGATCCTACCTTCCATCTTGTCTAATGTTTTTATGCTGTTCTATTGAGGATATAGTTTCTTAATTGGAATGGTGTAAGATATCTAAAGAAGCAAGCAATTTATAGAATGACATAACACATGAGTACACACTGAATTTGAGTCCGAGGGTTACAGTCTGAGAGTTAAAACGTATTAACGTAACAACATTCGATATAATACATGTACGGTTTACACAACAATAACtcgttgaacaaaaaaaacttacaacaAACAAATTGTAGGCGTTTAATTAAGAAAAAGGGCCATTAGTTTAAATGGGCTGAGTCTTCAAAGCCCAAGGCATAACACATCAAGTCCGGTCTTGTCTTTTTGTTTGCTGACACGATACCATCTCGTGTTGCACTTACCACTTACCCGGTAGCTATACTTGCCGAGTCACTTCTTAGCCATCACCAGGAGTGACCCACCAATCCGTGGTTCGTGTATTTATTTACATCAGAAACACGCAAACAcataagaaagaagaaaatatatagtaaaaagaAAGTACAAAAAGctagaagaaaaaacaaatcaatgGGTGATTTTGGATCCAATGGACCATCAAGCATGAGCATTCTAATGTATCCGTGGTTAGCATTTGGCCACATGACTGCTTTTCTTCACCTCTCCAACAAGCTTGCAGAGAAAGGACACAAGATCGTTTTCTTGCTTCCCAAGAAAGCTCTAAACCAGGTCAAACCTCTTAACCTCTACCCAAATCTCATCACTTTCCACACCATCTCAATTCCTCATGTCAAAGGGCTCCCTCCCGGTGCTGAGACCAACTCCGACGTACCCTTTTTCTTGACCCATTTGCTTGCGGTTGCAATGAACCAAACCCGGCCCGAGGTAGAGACAATTCTGCGTACAAACAAACCGGATTTGGTTTTCTACGATTCCGCTGATTGGATACCTGAAATCGCTAAACCGGTTGGTGCTAAAACCGTTTGTTTCAATACCGTGAGCGCTGCGTCAATTGCACTAACTCTTGTCCCTGCTGCGGAGCGAGAGATCATTGATGGGAAGGAAATGTCAGCTGAAGAGTTAGCTAAACCGCCTCTAGGTTACCCGTCTTCAAAAGTAGTGTTACTTGCGCACGAAGCAAGAACCCTAAGCTTTGTATGGAAGAGGCACGAGGGTATTGGTTCGTTCTTCGATGGGAAAGTTACGGCCATGAGAAACTGCGACGCGATCGCTATTAGGACTTGCCGTGAGACGGAAGGCAAGTTCTGCGATTACATCGGTAACCAATACAACAAACCGGTTTACCTGACCGGACCGGTACTCCCAGTAGATGAACTTGATAAGCCTTCCTTAGAGCCTAGATGGGCGGATTGGTTAGAACAATTCAGTCCTGGTTCTGTTGTGTTCTGCGCTTTCGGTAGCCAACCCGTTGTAGACAAGATAGATCAATTTCAAGAACTCTGTTTAGGGCTTGAAGCAACCGGTTTACCGTTTCTGGTAGCGATTAAGCCTCCTTCTGGTGTGTCAACGGTGGAGGAAGCGTTACCTGAAGGGTTCCAAGAGAGGGTTCGTGGACGTGGCGTTGTGTATGGAGGCTGGGTTCAGCAACCTTTGGTGTTGAACCATCCTTCTGTGGGATGTTTCGTTAGCCATTGTGGGTTTGGTTCGATGTGGGAGTCTTTGATGAGTGATTGTCAGATGGTTTTGGTGCCGCAGCACGGTGAACAGATACTGAACGCGAGGCTGATGGCAGGGGAGATGGAGGTGGCGGTGGAGGTTGAGAGGGGAGAGAATGGGTGGTTTTCGCGGAGGAGCTTGGAGGATGCCGTGAAGAGTGTGATGGGTGGAGGGAGTGAGGTTGGTGAGAAAGTGAGGAAGAACCATGAGAAATGGAGATGTGTTTTGAGTGACTCTGGGTTTGCTGATGGTTATATCAGCAAGTTTGAACAGAACTTAATTGATCTTGTGAAGTCATAAATGTTCATTTTAGTCTTTCCACTTAGTTCGGTttaatttgattatgttttgagtttgagtcttggtttgaaattatatttgtaaaacaTGTTTTATTTCTTCGCAATTCTCATAAAATTAGCTGATTATGGAATTTCTTCCAGAAGCTAATAAATCTATATTGTATTCCCTGTATGGaaattattaacaaatttaaatGTCTTTGTGGATATTAAGTTACTACAACCTTACtttctatgatatttattctagtttttaaattaaaacagaGGATTAGCTTGTAAGAAAAACGACACAAAATTTAATCAGTGGGCAATCGTAGAATTGGTATTGTCGTTACATTTCCATTTTCAGTTAGTaatgcaaaattatttttcttgtgGTTAGGAGCTCCACTTCCACTTTACCTTGCTTGCAAGAACAAATGATTTCAACTTCTTGTGtcgtttttctataaaaaaaaagatccaagaATAAAGGCAGGCGTTAGTCTTCTAATTGCAATCTTGTGTTCTACATTACAGAGCTTAGATTGGGACCTTTTTCACTGATATTAAACCTTGGGTTTGACTTTGATCTGAATCATAATTTGTGGTATCGAAACCTCACGTATCATCCATTTTGCTTTTGTACCAAACCACCTTTTAGTATGAAAAGCACAAAGTCTAAGAGCAGGAAGGCAGGGTGCCACGTTTGGGAAGAAGGCTAGACCTTGACCATatccactttttttttcttgtttaaagGAATCGATCCATGGTTCCAACCTCTtgtatttttttcctatttataAAACAGCCAAAGAATAAAGGCAGGCAAACATACTTGCAATCTTGTTTTTAAAATTGCAAGGACTTGATTGGGACCTCTATCACAGTCAGTCTCCTTTTGATATCAAAACTGAATATGTTCTTTCGTTACTCGATCCTTCTAATATCATTGCTTTCTTTGTTGAGACATCATATTGTTTGTGTTGCGTTGAAACCTGAGAATATCATATGAGGATTTGAAGTACATCTTCCCAAAAAGTTAAATCCTAAAAAGCTTCTGAATTAAAATTCTTAGTTTGTGTGGAGTGTTGTTAGATAATGATTATAGCTAATGACTAGGTAATGATCCGCGCCGCCCGGCGCGGggtgaaagaaataaaatatttatgttacatttttataatttgttttggaaaattacttttatattattgacttttcacataataaaaatttgactatatatatatatgcatagaaTCCGAAAATGTATTAAAGGCCATTTGGATCAAAAGATTAACcaagaaatattaaataatttttacattcgagtacatttattataaaaacttACAAATATCAGTAAGGCTGTGATTGTTTAGGATTTTGACTGCTATGAATTTTAGACTGACGATTTTACAAAAAACAATTAGCTGTGGCTTTTATAGCTGTggctttataaaaaaaaaaagtcacagattcaattttttagaaaaagtaaAGAAACGTGAAGGAAAAAATGGAAGTTGAAACTTTGAATGTTTTTAGGAACTTCGAGAGATTTTCTTAGGAAATCCAAAGTGTGATTGGTAAAATTATTGACTTTAAAACTTTAGATAATTATAAAGTCTTTAAAGCCTTTAAAAATCCCCAATCAAAACTTAAAACTCgctaaactaaaaacataaatgaaaCTGAGTTTTATCGTATAAAATAGGTTAAATTAGTGGTTATaatttatctatcttattaaaacaggaacattacaatttcttttaggtggatttttaaaagtggacctcatatatttaaattaaatgtctcattttttatatataatacgtaacatagtctaactttgcattgatgtatttccttaaatacaattcttctttttgtccatattccatatatgatttttacatttattacatgtcgatttaaataagatatatactaagaatactaaaaaatattaatcgttctataattaccctatacagttcattttaaattgatcagattttaaattgatcagtatattttcattggccatattaattttattagtacgaataacattaggtagataagtcatagacacatacataaagatatgactattcttataactacgttgggcctaatctactttctaaaacaaataacacatagcttcatatattgtatagaatatagtaatattgtatagtattatacttatacaataatactaataacaaaccaaactgaaatataatatatatcaaaaatgctttgaaccattacacacaaaatatattagacctaaGAGATAAAATTcgctttgaaattacgtaataattattttaaaaattaaatttcgtaatgtacaaaaaaacataagttttatataaaattttgtgttacaataaaaagacacaactcgtgcttgcaaaatgttatttttacatacgaaaaacagttttgatattgttctttaaacacaaaattgaattatacaaactcgatactacataaaactaaacaatatagaatacattttaaaaataaaactcgtgcgggtgtgcatatgtttatataatatataaatatattatgttacacatattttcatataaataataccccaatgtaagttttgtatgataaatgttgaaaatacaaaatatatagcactatatattttaaataatacagaaaaaatctactttacgttattataaaatttaaaaatcaaatttagtaattaaacacattgcttacttaaacacattagtacacattgttatttatcaaaattttatattaatacacattggcgatcatgtataacatttaataaaaacaaaataaaaaaaaatgactcccgctcggtcgagcgggtcatgatctggTTCTCATGCAAAACAGTAGATGTatagatataaatttttttgtcgACAATAAGTTTTCATTGATACTGCCCAATGGACAACAAGGAGATTTTACAAGCCCAAGATCACTTTCATacaacatctatcttattaaaacagaagtacacatatagaataccccttagttttcagtgttatttacaattgcatgccactgagaattaaattgaatttcctattttaatgcttgtctttttcagttatattaatgtgtttctttttctttcctattttaatgattgtctttttcagttagattaatgtgttttttttctttcctattttaatgtttgtctttttagttagattaatgtattttgttttttattcttcaacaattaatgatattttaaagttgtcttttttttttcaacttaaagttgtctaaactattttaaaatataaacaatagtcaaaattaaacatataaagtagataaacaataatcaaacaccaaaaatatttaaaatatatatttactctccatccaaatattgaagttcaacctgttttttaatttttaatttaggtattttggcttacattactcaaatttatatgttttaaaaaatttaaagtatatataaattttgaaaattttgaaataattcaAATGGGTTATccgtatccgaaccgaacccgcaaatacCCGAATTAAatcgaaaccaaaatttataagtatttaaatgttgctgaaatctttaaactcaggaatctcaaacacaaataaattttaaccgaatcagtgggtatccaaatacacatccctaacatagtcaatgtaaaacgatcaagtattacaaatacatcatttagtataaataaataaaaactgaaacagaaaattaatacccgtgcggtcgcacgggtcaagatctagtaagtaTATTGAGTTTCCAtacaaaaccataaaattaattatttcataCCAAATTTTAGCAATATTAAATACATTTGGACTATTGTCGTATACTccaaatgtattttatatgcatattctaaaaatcttgGCCATACTCTAACTAAAACGTATAAATGGCATATTTGGTATATAACTTAAAAGTGCCATTCAATTTTCATAAAGATCTATATTACTAAAATTGAAGTATATTTAgaatttgtttgaaaatataaataacaatatattaagaaaaaaaataatggtttaagttattaagaaaaatttaaagttcattatattATGCAAAACTATTTATCTCGaccaactttaaaatatataaaaattacccACCACAATTACctagaaatattttttgtataaaataatcataaaaaaatttaaattttatatacatatgtcaaatcaaaataataatttaaaattgatttatatcaaaagttgattcaataatatacatatattcaaa includes:
- the LOC108821644 gene encoding uncharacterized protein LOC108821644, giving the protein MEGRIQALVSMILIVTLCATILLQPGLAEVQVTPQFASIPGSPIDLTKCWSSLFSVEGCVIDIYKFAVTGKFGNIKLACCKAFMDVDDKCWPKMFPLNPFFPPLLKNSCARINGAVLTHTRPHQLPTIPGFSLPSSPVDLTKCWSSLTSVQGCVTEIYKSVFTGKFDNVGPVCCKAASAVDAKCWPRMFPLNPFFPRLLKESCSPIINAAAPTHK
- the LOC108821920 gene encoding anthocyanidin 3-O-glucoside 2'''-O-xylosyltransferase: MGDFGSNGPSSMSILMYPWLAFGHMTAFLHLSNKLAEKGHKIVFLLPKKALNQVKPLNLYPNLITFHTISIPHVKGLPPGAETNSDVPFFLTHLLAVAMNQTRPEVETILRTNKPDLVFYDSADWIPEIAKPVGAKTVCFNTVSAASIALTLVPAAEREIIDGKEMSAEELAKPPLGYPSSKVVLLAHEARTLSFVWKRHEGIGSFFDGKVTAMRNCDAIAIRTCRETEGKFCDYIGNQYNKPVYLTGPVLPVDELDKPSLEPRWADWLEQFSPGSVVFCAFGSQPVVDKIDQFQELCLGLEATGLPFLVAIKPPSGVSTVEEALPEGFQERVRGRGVVYGGWVQQPLVLNHPSVGCFVSHCGFGSMWESLMSDCQMVLVPQHGEQILNARLMAGEMEVAVEVERGENGWFSRRSLEDAVKSVMGGGSEVGEKVRKNHEKWRCVLSDSGFADGYISKFEQNLIDLVKS